CCGTGCTCAAAAATGAACTCAATTGCAACATCCCGAAGTAAAAATGGGCGCTTAATCAAAATCACTAATTTTGCAAGTTCCCATGAAATTATTAATCTCTCTTTTTCATTTTTGATTGATGACTCTGTTGTACCTGCTATCAGACGTGCTGTGACATCACGCGCTGAAGATGGAACATCTGCTAAGTTACAAACTTTCTTCTCCTTAGATGAAAAGATATAATTTTCGATGAAGTAAAGATGGTAAGACCCCAACACTAATATTCCTTCCGTTAAATTGAGTCCTGTTATTCTGGTGCAATTCCATATTCGCCTAATGTTATCGCCGCTTTTTAAACTTCTTAGAACTTTGCGGTTATTATCCTCAGTATCTTTATTGGCAATATCAAGCTTCTCTATATCTGGAACCAATTTAGAAGGCACTATTCCGCCATGGTAGTATTTTATTTGATTTGATTGACTATTAGGCGTTATAGTCCTGTCAGTTACCAGTTGTTGATTGTCGCTATTTTCAAGTGGATTGAGGTATAATGAAACCAGCCGCTTTTTCATACGATTATAGTCTTCACATGCGTCCAAAGACCATTCTTGTCTGAAAGTGCTGCTAAACCCATGAAGCTTTTTGAACTTTTCGGTATCAAGTTTCAAATCATTCATCTTTTGATGAGAATGGATCAGATCTCCTTCAAGATCATTAATAAAATTTAAAACTCTTTTCGACTCACTTTTCACTATTTTCTGTGCAAATAAAGCGTTATCTTTCTTGAAGATGTTGTAAATATTCTGCGTTTCAATCAAAACGTTCTCCATAACACTTGACTTTATTTGCAGCAAGGATTCATACGCTGCGCCTTTGGAAGAAAATTCATTACTATCATTCATAGTCACCTTTTTAACAAGTGTATTCTGAAGGAATTCCGAATAAATGGGATCAAAGCTAGCCGTTGCTTTAGGTGACTGTAAACTTCTAATTACCTCATCGTCATTTGACGCCATAATTTGAGAAAGATACCCAGAGATTGTTTCTCTGTGCGACCGACTTAAAATATATGCAACCGAACGCAATTTACCTTCATGATGAACTATTATGGTCCTTAAACAGCTGACGGCTAATACCACATTTTCATTTCCGGGAAGCTTTTGGATACAATATATCAAAAATACCATACATATAGATGAAAAATCCTTTTCAACTTTACTGGTTTTCATTCCAAATAATGCTTCTTGAAAAAACAGTAGTCTCTTAAGGAATTCAGTCCATTGCACTTCAGATAACCCTAGCTGCTGATTCATAATTAGATATAGGAAGTTGTACATCACAGATTGCACAAGTTGGATAAGCTTACTAACATCGGATTGTTTCGGGTTAGTAATGCTGCAATCCTTTACAACATCTAATAAGGTCAGTCCACACTTTTGTAGCCTCAAATATTCCTCTGGATCGCGTAAAAATGAACATAATAAAGCCtgaacttcttcaaaaatACCTATAATATTCTTAAATACTGAGGGCGTTTGTTGAAGTTGAGCTTCTAAGATAAATTGCGGCTCTAGAAACTTCTCCAAAACAATAGGAAGAATTTCCATACAAATAAATGGCTTGATGTAGTTAATATGCTTGTTGGAGGTCTTCTTTCCAGTGTAGGGTTCATTCGCACCTTTCATGGATAAAATTCCGCGCAAGTAATCTAAAAAGACTAAACTGTGATCTTGCTTTACGTGTCGCAGAACATTATTTGCCATGAACTCAACTATGCAGGCCGCTGACTTGCGATGTAAGTGCTTATGCGGTGAGGCTTGTAAACTAACCAATAAATTTGAAAGATGCTCAGTCAAAGGGGATGCATTAGGGTCAAATAATAGAGTTTCAAAGTTTCCTCCATTTGCGGATTCTTTTAACATGGAAATATATGAGCAAATGCTAGATTCTAAGCGTTCGATAACAGCTTCTTCAACTCCACGATCAACAAAATGTTGGAAGAAAGAGAGTATCAAAGCATGGACTTCAATTGCTATATGGGAAATATCCGTTCCTTCCAGGTGAGCTGTTCTATCATAATCTGGACTATTTGGATCAATCGCCTGGCCTACTGATATCGAAAACAGCAGTTTCACGATCTTCTCAAGTCTAAAATAAGCAGTGGACTTTAAAATCGACAATAACAGCAAATATCCACCACTTTTTGCAAAGGACTTATGAGCGCTATGCTGGATTGAAAGGCATTTAAAGAGGAGCGAAAGGCCTGTTACAGTTAGAGATTCACCGATGGATCCCTCATTTATTATTACCATGAGAATTTTAAGTGGAATTGAGTTGCATATTTTTCCCACCATAATTTGGTCATCTTCTTTTAGAGCTTTTAGGAGTACTTTATCAATTGAATTGAGCACAATATCCGCACTCTCAAAATGGTAGCTTTTCAGCTCGTAGTATACAAAATGTAAAAGATATGCAATATCCTTATGGGTTAAATCAGTCTGTAGTAAAGATGCATAAAAGTTTACCAAATCCGGGCGTAAATTGTTAATAATATTTTGTTTCCCTGCTTCAGAGTAAAGCAAATGCTGTTGGATAGTAAACGCTTCAATTATTTTCAAATCCTTTATCTGCAATTTATTGTATTCACTATAGTTGGAGTGTTGTATCCAATCAGTCTGGAATAGCAGAAACCTTAAAATCTCACATTGTTCCTGTGATATAGATGCTCCATTCGCCCATAACCCTAAATTCATAACTAGCTTCTTGTATGCATCTTTATTTGATATCATTGATAATGACGGATCATCGTTACGCCAGCCGCAAAAACCTAGGATTAAATTTAAGAAATCAATTGACATGGCAGTTCCAGATTTCTCTGATAAACTACCAGTTAACAAGTGACTTAATAGCGTATATCCAAACTCTGATTCAAATTGTCTTTTCAAACTTCTACACTTtagtaaaataaaaagaTGTTCTAGCAGCCCATAGATAAAGCCCACCTCGCTTGCTTCCCATATGAGAATGATAACTATTCTCAACGCAAATATGGCGTTCATGTTCGATAAAATATCACTGCTTTTATAATAGAGACACTTGCTGTACTCAGCAGCATTATCATCGGATAGTGAAAGCGTATAGCTAGCAGAGTCTCTCTCTAACGTAGCAATCCACGTCCTAGCTAGCCGGTCATCTAATATATTACTTTCCGCAAGACTCCTGAATTGAGTATAATCTACCATGTGTTGTGTTCCTCCCAAAGCCAGGTTTTCGTAAAAAGGAGCCCAATCTTCATTCACACACCATAGTAGTCCCATCTTATGAATCAGCTTTAGCATTGAACCCGAAAGATCATTTTTCCATATAGTGATTCTGTAAAGCTTAAACGATGAATTTGTTGAGCCAAGCTCCAACCTGTCAAATACATTAATTTCGCTCTGTATTAGGTTTACAGATTGTACGTTGTTACCATCAATGTTAAGAGTTAATTGAATACCGTCAAATACAAGTGCCACATGATAAATTGTCAATAGGGAGAAGTCAAACGCATCGAACATGGCTATGATAAACTCATCATTTGTAACATAAAGTACGCCTTCTTTTACTTCGACGCATATATTGCCCGCAATAGTCAGGATTCGGTTCGAGCTTACATTCAACAACTCTAACCATATATCTATAGTGAATGACGTTAATCCTGTTTCCAGGAAAAACATATAATAACAATTCTCAAATTGAAGGTAGGATTGTAAGTACGGCTCCGTTAGCCCTTCCGCAAGGTGGTTCAATACATTAAGTTTTGAAGACCTATTACTATCAATATCCGTGTATAAAATAAGTAAATCAATCGGATTTGCTGATACTGAAAGAACATCATAATAGAGCTCCCTTAGTCTTATCAATACGATTTCATCTTCACACGTATCGAGCCTTAATTTTAAATCGCCTTTAAGCCCGAACTCATTTGCAAATAACTGTTTATTGAGAAGTGAGTTACTTATCAGCAATATCACAAGTTGTAGTGCAACTGCATAACCCGTTCGAGTGCTCTCATCGTACTCATACTTTATAAATTCTCTCCAAGCATCATAATTATTTTTGAAGTCCCTTACCGCGGCTCCCAAATTAGTAAGCTTCTCAGCAAACTCGAGTTCAATGTATTCTCTGATTGAATCCTTTGTATTCCCGTCAATGTGGAGATTTGTTAATAGCTCACGTAAAATATGTTGTTTTGATTCTCCTTCGCCCTTCTCGAAGCTCAAATCAAGCAATTCATCCAGCAGCTCGGCCAAATTTCTGGTACCATTAACCATTAGTTGCTATCAAAATAGTTTTCTGAAAGTTCATGCGGTTCGGTGGGATTGTTTAATCGCTTTTAATCGTGGCATAAATATGTAGAATTCAATCAAGGGATAAAATACTAAAAGCGGTTACTTTAGCCGCACGAGCAATGAATTACAAAGCAAAATTAAAATGTCGGAATAAATCATAGCAAAGTGTCCTCAACTACCTTTTTATATTTAATGAAGCTACAGTTACATAAAAGCTGAACACCTATTTCCCGTACTGTTCCTTAACCTTGGTTAACTTCTGTTCTCTAACGGCCTGCGCAACTTCCGGATCGAATTTCTCCACCAAAATCGGAAGCAGCATCAAGGCGATTATCGTAATAACTGCCGCCAATTTGTATTTGGAGTTCACTATACTGGCAAGTGGACCGCTACTGAACATGCCAGGATTCCTTGAAACGTAATATGACCTCCAGGGCACCGCTTGTACGTATGTTATAACAATATCCGGGTCAACATCTAGCTTCTGTAATTCATCCGGATATATAATGTCAGGAGATGGAAAATGCTCCTTTCCAAATATATTTTGATAAGCATTGATGGTAACATTGTTCTCATTGCCATTGTTGATAATCTCTATCAGTACTCTATTAGGCTTTAAATTGTAGTCTAGTGATTGCGGCACCAGCTGATAATATGTAGGAGTGCTACCAGCCTCAATAGGCACATCTGTAAATTCAAAGTGGCCATGTATATCTTTCAAATACGCCTGAGCCTTGTATGGAGTCCCTGTGATATTTCCGACTTGATACAGTTTAAAACTAGATCGAACAACAGTCTCATGAGTGATATCTTTAGGTGATATGTCTAGCCTGCCTTTAATTGTAACGGCAGAGCATAGGAATGGTATAAACGCAAGCAGGTATAGGACGTTGAACATCGTATTGACACCGTACATCACCAATTAGCCCACGAAGTTTATATAGTACCGAAAACCCTATAATATCCAAGGTACTAATGAAATTACTGGTTACCCGGTCTTATGTTTTATGGTTAAATAAATTTTTTCACTGGTAATCTGTTAATCTACTTAGCACTGTTAGTTCAGGTTTGTTTTAATACCCTGTACATTCCAAGAACAGGTATTATTGTAGTGGATTTGTGACGGTGTTTATTGCCAATCTTTCAGACAATATCTTCTCTACAACCTGTTCGAGATCAACGTTTTATTAGCCTGCCACGGTATTTGGATCCTACACGAATTACACCACGTGCATGTTCCTCATATGGGGCCTTACATATGTATTTACAAACCAACCAAGTAGAAACGTAGTTATGAAGGCCTTTAGTGCGAGTATCCAATCGTAAATAATCCACTCACTTAGTGAATAGCTTTCTGGCATAAGGGTTACGGCACGGGAGCCGCCGACAGGGCGAATGGTCTTGTGACTGTTAAGATGTATGGGTTCCGCACCCATACATTTGAATTTTGATTTTTCCTTCCCCCCCCCCGATGCGGACTCTGTGAAAAAACCAAAACTATAAAACTGAAATCTTGAGCAACTGTAGCGTTCTGAACATTCAAGTAACCAACGAAATCATCCAGAATGGCTAAAGGTACGTGAGGGGTGGTATCCTGCTTAAAACCGTTTAGTTGTTCATAAGAAAACCATTAATGGCTTTTTCAATTTCCTGTTAAGGTGAGTTTGGCGCATCGTGATCTTAAGCATCGTTTTACGGATAAAACAACTGTTTATAGTCGAGTCCCCATTGGGAGTGTTGAGAGATGTTTTGGACTTCATGTTCACTGCGTGGGCAAGTCCAAGACTGTAAAGTAGCTGTTGCATAGCACCAGCGAAATTTGAATCTCTCATTTGCTGTGAAAAGCCGCTTCATATAATGCGCGTGTCTCAGGTATATGCAGTGCTTATGATCAGGATTGTTCACGTCGTATTCACAGTCGAAATCTGCTAGTGAGCCAATGAGCACATTGCAACTATTGCAGAAGAATAGTCAGCTGTTTTTTTTAAGAACTAACTAGATAGGTTGCTCCGTGGAGTCTCCATTTACTAACTAAACGATTAACAGACATGGCTCAAAACCGTGACGCTTCCCAAGTTTTTGGTGTTGCTAGAATCTACGCTTCTTTCAACGACACTTTCGTCCACGTGACTGATTTGTCCGGTAAGGAAACCATCGCCAGAGTTACTGGTGGTATGAAGGTCAAGGCTGACAGAGATGAATCTTCTCCATACGCTGCGATGTTGGCTGCTCAAGACGTTGCGGTTAAGTGTAAGGAAGTCGGTATTACCGCTGTCCACGTCAAGATCAGAGCTACTGGTGGTACCAAGACCAAGACTCCAGGTCCAGGTGGTCAAGCCGCTTTGAGAGCTTTGGCTAGATCTGGTTTGAGAATCGGTCGTATCGAAGACGTTACCCCAGTTCCATCCGACTCTACCAGAAAGAAGGGTGGTAGAAGAGGTAGAAGATTGTGAATTCCTTGCAAGTTATCTTGTTTGGTTTTCAGCTTCCCACTTCTGTGCATATATAGCTCCTATACATGTATATCATATATTGTAACTCCACATCTTTTTTCAACCAAACTACTTTATTTCTGATCAGTTCTTTAAACGAGTTCTAATAGCACTATAATAATAAATGAATACACTGTTTGTATTAAATTACACAGTACACAACTCTATCTATGCACGCAAAGAGCAATAGTAGGTTTAGTAAACGAAACCCAAGATTTTACCAGCAACGTGCTTTCTGTGAGCCTCTTCGTGGTCCATAATACCTGCAGAGGTGGTCAAAATAACGTAACCGAATTGTCTAGCTGGCAACAAGTTCGCAGTCCACTTTTCCATATCGTTAATCTTAACGTTGAATCTTGGGGAAATGACACCACACTTGTTCAATCTACCGTTTAATTGAACAACAATCTTACCAGATCTGTGGTCATCAATGTATTCGAACTCACCAATGTAACCGTGCTTTTGCATAACTTGCAAGAACTTGATGATCACCTTGGAGGATGGTCTGATCAAGACTTGACGCTTACCGGACTTTTCAGCGTTGTTGATGGCATTCAAAGCATCTGCTAGTACAGAGGTTCTGGTCATTGTTACTTGTTGATATTCCTAAAACAAAAATTCGAATAGCCTATTAAACCTCTAACCAAGTAATGATGGATATTGCAAAATTCATGTCATGTTACCTGTAAAAGAAGCGTGAGTTTAGCGCGTATAGCGAAAATCGAAAATTTCACGGTAAACCGAATGACTGTTGTCCGTAGTAGTGTAATGTATGGGTTTACATGCTGTCTTTCAAAGGCTCCAAAATGGGGTGTGTGGGTGTGTGGTGTTTTGCGTCGCTTAATGCCCTCCGAGTTTTCTACTCGCAGGGTGGCGCCAGTTTGTATGGCATCTGCTAACTAAAAAACAAGATACTGAAGTGAGTTTGCCACCATAATTAGCGCGAAAGCACAGTAAAGACAATAATCAAAGATGGCTGTATGTTAGAAGTGTTAAGAAGTGTTAATCAACTGGTTGCGGGCAACTCAAATGTACTAAGGAACGGCCGGTGTTGACTGCTGACGGTCGACTTATGGGTGATTGTCGCATAAGCGTCACATAGACATTGAGTGCTGCAAGAAAGATTACAGAGAGGGCTTATACTAACGATATTATTACAGGCTAAGAAGTCCTTCAAGATCAAGCAAAAGTTGGCTAAGGCTAAGAACCAAAACAGACCATTGCCACAATGGTTCAGATTGAAGACCAACAACACCATCCGTTACAACGCTAAGAGAAGAAACTGGAGAAGAACCAAGATGGGTATCTAAGCGAATTCCATGTCATGTGGTATTTCCTATGTACATTACCGCTTTGTTGAAATCGACTTTTTATCCCAGCTTGCTTGCTAGAACGGTAGCTTTTCTTTAACGGTATGCTTACTTTCTAGATTAGTGTAACTTTGTCTTTAATGGTATATTTGTGCAAATATATATCTCACTAATAAGCCTTTTTTTGGATATTAACTACATCTATTAGAGGAAGAAATATATGCTCTCAGAGAGATTCCCAATGTTCAAACCACCAATCATTAAAAATTTCAGATACTATCTAGCATAAGAAAGGTTTCACATACTCATCATTGCATATATTAATCTACCCTCTAAAATTTAAGAATTGGGCTTTTGTAGTATGTGTACGGTAGCCTGCCAATCCTCTGATTGGCTGATGTAGACTGCCTTTACCGTGCTAACCGCCCTTCAAGAACTTTAACAGCTGTTGCTGCTTGCTGGAGTATTGTGGGTGGGAAGTGGAAGTTGTATTTCTTCGCTTCTTAAGTActttttttattttcttcCTATAGGCAATCGCGATAAGTTAAGCAGCAAGGGAAATGAGGGCTTGCCAAAATACGTAGTAACAATCAGCTCCCAGGAGATCGGATTGAGGCCTTTCCCTGCCTAGTTGTGAGCGCTGGAGCTACTTAGCGGCTAAACCTATAGGTCACGTGCTTATATACAAAAATGGCGTCGACTGGCACCCCAGTAGCTACATTACGTCAAATTTATGGTGCAGACTGTGTATAGTGCGGGATTGGTGTACTATACTACCATATAGCTTTGAAATGTTTGAGTAGTATCCGTTCTCTCTACCGAAGATTTTTTTACGCTAATTGGCAACCCTTTAGGCCTAGACAGCAGAACATTTGGGTAGTAATGTAGTTAGAAGCCTTGAACACCAATTCATAGTTTGAAGATAAAAGAACTAGATAGGAGCCATCGTTTACGTCTTCTATTAGAAAGTCGCAATCGGTACTGCTCTAAGATCATAAATAAATTTCAGCATgttaaaaaaattttcataAGCAACATGAATTTAATACTTGAAGAACCTTTTTGATTTAACAAAAAATCAGACATATACACTAGTCCTTCAATTAAATTTGGTTATTTTTACCTAATAAGAACCAGTATTAATTGCACTAATAATTTTAAGACATAATGCCACCAAAGAAGCAAGTTGAAGAGAAAAAGGTTTTATTGGGCCGCCCTGGTAATAACTTAAAAGCTGGTATTGTCGGTTTAGCGAACGTTGGTAAATCAACTTTTTTCCAAGCAATTACAAGATGTCCATTGGGTAACCCAGCCAACTATCCTTTCGCTACTATTGATCCAGAAGAGGCTCGTGTTATTGTCCCATCTCCAAGATTTGAGAAATTATGTGAAATCTATAATCCTGCTTCTAAAGTTCCAGCTCATTTGACTGTTTATGATATTGCAGGTTTAACCAGAGGTGCAAGTAAAGGTGAAGGTCTAGGTAACTCTTTCTTGTCCCACATTAGAGCTGTTGATTCCATCTATCAAGTTGTTCGTTGTTTCGACGATGCTGAAATTATCCATATCGAAGGTGACGTCAATCCAGTTAGAGACTTGGAAATTATCAACACCGAATTGAGATTAAAGGATATTGAATTCGCCAACAAACATTTGGAGGCTATTGATAAGATAACAAAAAGAGGTGGTCAATCCCTTGAAGTTAAGCAAAAGAAGGAAGAGGCTATCCTAGTGAAGAAGATTATTGAGTTGTTAGAATCCGGCCAAAGGGTTGCAAACCAATCGTGGTCTCCTAAGGAAGTTGAGATCATTAACTCAATGTTTTTGTTGACTGCCAAGCCATCTATTTACTTGATCAATCTCTCTGAGAAAGATTTCATCAGGAAAAAGAACAAGCATTTGTTGAAAATCAAGGAGTGGGTTGACCAATACTCTCCTGGCGATTTGATCATCCCATTCTCTGTCTGCTTCGAAGAGAGACTATCTCACATGTCCCTTGAAGAGGCTGACGAGGAATGTAAGAACTTGGGTGTCCAATCTGCTTTGCCAAAAATCATCACTACAATGAGAGAAAAGCTAGAGTTGATTTCTTTCTTCACATCTGGTGCTGACGAAGTTAGAGAATGGACCATTAGAAAGGGTACTAAGGCCCCACAGGCTGCTGGTGTCATCCACAATGACCTAATGAACACCTTTATTTTGGCTCAGGTTATGAAGTACGAAGATGTTGTGGAATACAAAGATGACAATGCTATTAAAGCTGCAGGTAAGATGCAACAAAAAGGTAAAGAGTACGTTGTAGAAGACGGTGATGTTATCTACTTCAGAGCAGGTGCTGGTAAGAACTAATCCTCATTGACTCATATGAATTCATGTACTCGACTTATAAATAGCCATTATGATAGTCGCTTTATACAACTCTTGGAACTCTTTCTTAAGTAATTCAGTTAAAGATGTGACCTAGAAATAAACAGCCACGTTATATACAAGAGCTACATCGCTAGCAATTAGTTAAATAGGAAAGAATACCATTTCTCTTTTCTTTTAACACGCTCAGCTTGGGGAACAAACGCTTTAACATGTTCTTCAATCCTAGCAATACCTGTTTTCTCATCATACTGTCTTCCTAGGACATCAATAAATTTACCTTCTGGGTCCATCAAATAGAAGAATATAGAATGGTCCACCAAGTAGTCCTGACCAGGCTTAATATTTGGTGGGGTTGAAAAGTAAACTCTATATTGTTTGCATGCGTTCTTTACTTGCTCGTAAGTACCGGTCAACCCGATAATATCAGGGTGAAATTCGCTCAAATATTGTTTCAAAATCTCAGGTGAGTCTCTAGCGGGATCGCAAGTAATAAATATTGGCTTTAGTTCAATTCCCTTTTGCTTTAAACCATCTAGCCATAGAGATAACTTGTCTAATTCATCAGGGCAGATATCAGGACAACGACTAAAACCAAAATAAATAATGGAAAACCCACCTAGAAGATTCTTCTCAGTAAATTCATTTCCATTGAAGTCCACTAATTCAAATGGTCCACCGACAGCAGGCTTACCATATCCTCTGTTAGCTTCTGCTTCCTTTTCTGTTTCTAAtctcttcttctcttttcTAAAGTAGTATACCAAGACACCTCCGATAGCGAATGACAGAAGTAAACCTTTCCATGTATCAAACTCAATAGAGCCAGCTTTGTTCACTTTACTAGGAGGTTCTTTGCTTCCTATAGGAATTCTACTTAGGGGTCTTTTCGTGGAAGGCTCTTTTGTTGGTGTCTGAAGTCGAGGCTGAACCGTTGAGAAAAACTTTTGCGATAGTACCGGATAGTAGAGTGATCTACTTAAATTGAGCGTAGCGCCTGTAATGAGTTTGGTCCTCGAGAGCATCTTGAGTTACTTCAGTATTCTTCTCGTAACTTAAATTCTTAGTGAGCAGTTGATTGTCACAATCTAGTGTAAAAAATTGCTTAGCCTTTTAACCAGCTGCTACTGTACGACAAAGTCCTGAAAACCATAATATATACACATAAGAAAGCTATTCAAGTTGAGGGCGTTCAATTGATTCTTCTAGTTCTATATATCGTAGGGGCATTATCTTGTTAACCTTTTTAAGATGGTTCGGTCTTCTTAATATACTGAGGTGTATCAAGAATACCTTCTAAAATGTCGTTATTCAATAAAAGAATACCAATATGGGAAATTTAAATGGTTCCAAATATGGTTTTGCTTCAGATCGAAGAAATTCATGAGTCAATAGTATTGcttatattattattcttCAATTTCAGAGTTTCCAAATGTATGTTTACTTTATGCCCAAAAGAGTATATTACCATTTTACATTAAAATGCAAGGACGAAGTACGTAAAGAAAAAGTGTTCTTTGATGCTTTCATTTAGAATTGGTCGTCAGCTTACTTTCGATTGGCAGTTAGTTTGATTCGCTTTGTAGCATAACGGAATGACGGTAAACCCCTTCCTTAATGATGAAATAACACCTCCGGCATCACCTGCAGAAAGAAGAGCATTTATTAATAACGCTAATCCAGGTGGACTAAGGTATAACTCCCCCACAATTCCACCTGTTTTGCCAAATGCTCACCTTTCACCTCATCGTGCGCCATCCTCCCCATCCAGGGCGGCTGCAAGGTACTCTCCTCAGAGATCTAGTATATTCAATGCTGAAAGTCCTCATGCGGTAACCGCCAATAACAGGTATGAAGCTAATATGTTACAATCACCTTATAGAAAGCAGCATGCGGTCGTTAATATTtcagatgatgaagatgacgatGATTCTATATTCTTTGGAAGCCCATTGCGCAATAATCTTACCGCTTCCTTTAAAAGTTCTACTGACCGATCGACTTCTGATTCTGCCAATATTAATGTAGATACAGAGAGTACCCTTTCCGGGGATACCATTGGAAGCACAATTTTTCAACTGAACCACCCTAGAAGGGAATACACTAGGCGCTATCAATCAGAGGTAAGAAAAGCCCCTCCTCCAGAGAAGCGGAAGAATATATTGACATTAGACAATCCAATCCCCAGTGGCTTATTAGGAATTTTGCCGTGTGGTAATTCTCATGAATTTTCTGAGATGAGATACACAGCCTGTACAAGTAATCCTGACGACTTTGTAGAAGAGGGCTACACCTTAAGAATGGCCGAAATGAATAGAGAGTGTCAGGTCGTTATATGTGTTACGCTTTTTGATGAAGACAAATACAGCCTTGCAACCACGTTACACTCTATCCAAAGAAATGTTGCTCATTTATGTAAACGTAGCAAGTCATCCGTTTGGGGTAAGAATGGGTGGAAAAAGATTCAGGTAGTAATTGTAAGTGACGGCAGGTCACACATTTCTAACGGTACGCTGGATTATATGAGTGCGCTAGGAGTGTATCAAGAGGATATGGCTAAGTCATCTGTTAATGGTCAACCTGTCCAGGCGCATATTTTTGAATTGACCACACAGGTATCAATAGATGAGACACTAAATTACAAAAGTGGAAGTGTGGTACCCTGCCAAATTGTGTTTTGTTTAAAAGAGCAACGAGTGAACAAGATAAATTCGCATAGGTGGCTTTTTAATGCATTTTGCCCAATTTTAGATCCTAGAGTTGTCATCTTAGTTGATGTCGGCACAAGGCTAAATGATACGGCAGTATATCATTTATGGAAAGTGTTTGATCTGGATTCTAatgttgctgctgctgctggtCAAGTTACTACTGTGAAGGGCAAACTTGGTTACAAATTGCTCAATCCGTTGGTGGGTGCACAGAACTTCGAGTATAAAATGTCAAATATCCTCGATAAGCCGGTAGAAAGCGTCTTTGGATATCTTTCAGCTCTACCAAGTGCCTTATCAGCCTACAGGTATATTGCTTTAAAAAATCATGCAGACGGATCAGGACCTTTGAGCTCCTATTTCCTTGGTGAGAAACTTGATAGCAAGGTAAAGAATATTTTTACAGCCAATATG
This window of the Eremothecium sinecaudum strain ATCC 58844 chromosome VII, complete sequence genome carries:
- the RPS22A gene encoding 40S ribosomal protein uS8 (Syntenic homolog of Ashbya gossypii AEL151C; Syntenic homolog of Saccharomyces cerevisiae YJL190C (RPS22A)); translation: MTRTSVLADALNAINNAEKSGKRQVLIRPSSKVIIKFLQVMQKHGYIGEFEYIDDHRSGKIVVQLNGRLNKCGVISPRFNVKINDMEKWTANLLPARQFGYVILTTSAGIMDHEEAHRKHVAGKILGFVY
- the RPL39 gene encoding 60S ribosomal protein eL39 (Syntenic homolog of Ashbya gossypii AEL150W; Syntenic homolog of Saccharomyces cerevisiae YJL189W (RPL39); 1-intron in Ashbya gossypii) encodes the protein MAAKKSFKIKQKLAKAKNQNRPLPQWFRLKTNNTIRYNAKRRNWRRTKMGI
- the SCO2 gene encoding putative thioredoxin peroxidase SCO2 (Syntenic homolog of Ashbya gossypii AEL191C; Syntenic homolog of Saccharomyces cerevisiae YBR037C (SCO1) and YBR024W (SCO2)), encoding MLSRTKLITGATLNLSRSLYYPVLSQKFFSTVQPRLQTPTKEPSTKRPLSRIPIGSKEPPSKVNKAGSIEFDTWKGLLLSFAIGGVLVYYFRKEKKRLETEKEAEANRGYGKPAVGGPFELVDFNGNEFTEKNLLGGFSIIYFGFSRCPDICPDELDKLSLWLDGLKQKGIELKPIFITCDPARDSPEILKQYLSEFHPDIIGLTGTYEQVKNACKQYRVYFSTPPNIKPGQDYLVDHSIFFYLMDPEGKFIDVLGRQYDEKTGIARIEEHVKAFVPQAERVKRKEKWYSFLFN
- the SOP4 gene encoding Sop4p (Syntenic homolog of Ashbya gossypii AFR619W; Syntenic homolog of Saccharomyces cerevisiae YJL192C (SOP4)) — translated: MYGVNTMFNVLYLLAFIPFLCSAVTIKGRLDISPKDITHETVVRSSFKLYQVGNITGTPYKAQAYLKDIHGHFEFTDVPIEAGSTPTYYQLVPQSLDYNLKPNRVLIEIINNGNENNVTINAYQNIFGKEHFPSPDIIYPDELQKLDVDPDIVITYVQAVPWRSYYVSRNPGMFSSGPLASIVNSKYKLAAVITIIALMLLPILVEKFDPEVAQAVREQKLTKVKEQYGK
- the RPS14B gene encoding 40S ribosomal protein uS11 (Syntenic homolog of Ashbya gossypii AEL152W; Syntenic homolog of Saccharomyces cerevisiae YJL191W (RPS14B) and YCR031C (RPS14A); 1-intron in Ashbya gossypii); translation: MAKDMAQNRDASQVFGVARIYASFNDTFVHVTDLSGKETIARVTGGMKVKADRDESSPYAAMLAAQDVAVKCKEVGITAVHVKIRATGGTKTKTPGPGGQAALRALARSGLRIGRIEDVTPVPSDSTRKKGGRRGRRL
- the OLA1 gene encoding Obg-like ATPase (Syntenic homolog of Ashbya gossypii AEL192W; Syntenic homolog of Saccharomyces cerevisiae YBR025C (OLA1)); the encoded protein is MPPKKQVEEKKVLLGRPGNNLKAGIVGLANVGKSTFFQAITRCPLGNPANYPFATIDPEEARVIVPSPRFEKLCEIYNPASKVPAHLTVYDIAGLTRGASKGEGLGNSFLSHIRAVDSIYQVVRCFDDAEIIHIEGDVNPVRDLEIINTELRLKDIEFANKHLEAIDKITKRGGQSLEVKQKKEEAILVKKIIELLESGQRVANQSWSPKEVEIINSMFLLTAKPSIYLINLSEKDFIRKKNKHLLKIKEWVDQYSPGDLIIPFSVCFEERLSHMSLEEADEECKNLGVQSALPKIITTMREKLELISFFTSGADEVREWTIRKGTKAPQAAGVIHNDLMNTFILAQVMKYEDVVEYKDDNAIKAAGKMQQKGKEYVVEDGDVIYFRAGAGKN